A stretch of Microtus pennsylvanicus isolate mMicPen1 chromosome 5, mMicPen1.hap1, whole genome shotgun sequence DNA encodes these proteins:
- the Fbxl15 gene encoding F-box/LRR-repeat protein 15, producing the protein MEPPMEQSGGEQEPGAVRLLDLPWEDVLLPHVLTWVPLRQLLRLQRVSRAFRALVQLHLAGLRRFDAAQVGPQIPRAALARLLRDAEGLQELALAPCHEWLSDEDLVPVLARNPQLRSVALAGCGQLSRRTLGALAEGCPRLQRLSLAHCDWVDGLALRGLADRCPALEELDLTACRQLKDEAIVYLAQRRGASLRSLSLAVNANVGDTAVQELARNCPQLEHLDLTGCLRVGSNGVRTLAEYCPALRSLRVRHCHHVAEPSLSRLWNRGVDIDVEPPLHQALVLLQDMAGFAPFVNLQV; encoded by the exons ATGGAGCCACCAATGGAGCAGTCCGGAGGGGAGCAAGAACCGGGAGCTGTCAG GCTCCTGGATCTGCCCTGGGAAGACGTGCTGCTTCCGCACGTCCTGACCTGGGTCCCGCTACGCCAGCTGCTCCGGCTGCAGCGCGTCAGCCGCGCCTTCCGAGCGCTCGTGCAGCTGCACCTGGCGGGGCTGCGCCGCTTCGACGCCGCTCAG GTGGGGCCCCAGATTCCTCGGGCCGCGTTAGCCCGGCTACTGCGGGATGCGGAGGGGCTGCAGGAGCTGGCGCTGGCTCCGTGTCACGAATGGCTGTCGGACGAGGACCTGGTGCCAGTACTGGCACGGAATCCGCAGCTCCGGAGCGTGGCCCTGGCCGGCTGCGGCCAGCTGAGCCGCCGAACGCTGGGGGCGCTGGCTGAGGGCTGCCCTCGTCTGCAGCGCCTTTCGCTCGCTCACTGTGACTGGGTGGACGGTCTGGCACTACGTGGCCTCGCCGACCGCTGCCCGGCTCTGGAGGAGCTAGACCTCACCGCCTGTCGCCAGCTCAAGGACGAGGCCATCGTGTATCTGGCGCAGAGACGTGGCGCTAGCCTCCGCAGCCTCTCGTTGGCTGTCAACGCCAATGTGGGGGACACCGCGGTCCAAGAGTTGGCCCGAAACTGCCCGCAACTCGAGCACCTCGACCTCACAGGCTGCCTTCGCGTCGGAAGCAACGGTGTCAG GACCCTGGCCGAGTACTGCCCGGCGCTGCGCTCTCTGAGGGTGCGGCACTGCCACCACGTGGCCGAGCCCAGCCTGAGCCGCTTGTGGAATCGTGGTGTGGACATCGACGTGGAACCCCCGCTGCACCAGGCCCTGGTGCTACTCCAGGACATGGCAGGATTCGCACCCTTTGTCAACCTGCAGGTCTAA
- the Cuedc2 gene encoding CUE domain-containing protein 2 isoform X2, with translation MELESIVSSALLAFVQTHLSEADVSGLDEVIFSYVLGVLEDLGPSGPSEENFDMDAFTEMMEAYVPGFAHIPRGMIGDMMQQLSSQLSDARNKETLRQPEKLREETRSPAATGDTQHEAAGSEEELLPGVDVLLEVFPTCSVEQAQWVLAKARGDLEEAVQMLTEGKEEGPPGWDGPSQDLPRRLRGPQKDELKSFILQKYMMVDSAEDQKIHRPMAPKEAPKKLIRYIDNQVVSTKGERFKTTQNPEAEEMKATYINLKPARKYRFH, from the exons ATGGAGTTGGAGAGCATCGTCAGTTCCGCCCTCCTTGCCTTTGTGCAGACACACCTCTCGGAGGCCGACGTCAG TGGCTTGGATGAGGTCATCTTCTCCTATGTGCTGGGGGTCCTGGAGGACCTGGGCCCCTCAGGCCCCTCAGAGGAGAACTTTGATATGGATGCCTTCACAGAGATGATGGAGGCTTATGTGCCTGGCTTCGCCCACATCCCCAG GGGCATGATAGGGGACATGATGCAACAGTTGTCATCGCAGCTGAGTGATGCTAGGAACAAAG AGACCCTGAGGCAACCTGAAAAGCTCAGAGAAGAGACCAGATCTCCTGCTGCTACTGGGGACACCCAACATGAG GCAGCTGGTTCTGAGGAAGAACTTCTTCCGGGAGTAGATGTCCTCTTGGAGGTATTCCCTACCTGTTCTGTGGAGCAGGCCCAGTGGGTGTTGGCCAAAGCTCGGGGGGACTTGGAAGAAGCAGTGCAGATGCTGACAGAGGGCAAGGAAGAGGGGCCTCCCGGCTGGGACGGCCCAAGTCAG GACTTGCCCAGGCGCCTCCGAGGCCCCCAGAAGGATGAACTGAAGTCCTTCATCCTTCAGAA GTACATGATGGTGGACAGTGCAGAGGACCAGAAGATTCACCGACCCATGGCTCCCAAGGAG GCCCCCAAAAAGCTGATCCGATATATTGACAACCAAGTAGTGAGCACCAAAGGGGAACGGTTCAAAACCACGCAGAACCCCGAGGCTGAGGAGATGAAGGCCACATACATCAACCTCAAGCCAGCCAGAAAGTACCGCTTCCACTGA
- the Cuedc2 gene encoding CUE domain-containing protein 2 isoform X1, whose product MELESIVSSALLAFVQTHLSEADVSGLDEVIFSYVLGVLEDLGPSGPSEENFDMDAFTEMMEAYVPGFAHIPRGMIGDMMQQLSSQLSDARNKENLHPQSSCVQGQVPIFPETLRQPEKLREETRSPAATGDTQHEAAGSEEELLPGVDVLLEVFPTCSVEQAQWVLAKARGDLEEAVQMLTEGKEEGPPGWDGPSQDLPRRLRGPQKDELKSFILQKYMMVDSAEDQKIHRPMAPKEAPKKLIRYIDNQVVSTKGERFKTTQNPEAEEMKATYINLKPARKYRFH is encoded by the exons ATGGAGTTGGAGAGCATCGTCAGTTCCGCCCTCCTTGCCTTTGTGCAGACACACCTCTCGGAGGCCGACGTCAG TGGCTTGGATGAGGTCATCTTCTCCTATGTGCTGGGGGTCCTGGAGGACCTGGGCCCCTCAGGCCCCTCAGAGGAGAACTTTGATATGGATGCCTTCACAGAGATGATGGAGGCTTATGTGCCTGGCTTCGCCCACATCCCCAG GGGCATGATAGGGGACATGATGCAACAGTTGTCATCGCAGCTGAGTGATGCTAGGAACAAAG agaACCTGCACCCACAGAGCTCCTGTGTCCAAGGTCAGGTGCCCATTTTTCCAGAGACCCTGAGGCAACCTGAAAAGCTCAGAGAAGAGACCAGATCTCCTGCTGCTACTGGGGACACCCAACATGAG GCAGCTGGTTCTGAGGAAGAACTTCTTCCGGGAGTAGATGTCCTCTTGGAGGTATTCCCTACCTGTTCTGTGGAGCAGGCCCAGTGGGTGTTGGCCAAAGCTCGGGGGGACTTGGAAGAAGCAGTGCAGATGCTGACAGAGGGCAAGGAAGAGGGGCCTCCCGGCTGGGACGGCCCAAGTCAG GACTTGCCCAGGCGCCTCCGAGGCCCCCAGAAGGATGAACTGAAGTCCTTCATCCTTCAGAA GTACATGATGGTGGACAGTGCAGAGGACCAGAAGATTCACCGACCCATGGCTCCCAAGGAG GCCCCCAAAAAGCTGATCCGATATATTGACAACCAAGTAGTGAGCACCAAAGGGGAACGGTTCAAAACCACGCAGAACCCCGAGGCTGAGGAGATGAAGGCCACATACATCAACCTCAAGCCAGCCAGAAAGTACCGCTTCCACTGA